The following proteins come from a genomic window of Gottfriedia acidiceleris:
- a CDS encoding small, acid-soluble spore protein K: MTTKSERFSAQKHDMKIDGNIDYKSKNASIRPNGQINTSPQRRMAKSNPSND, translated from the coding sequence ATGACAACAAAAAGCGAACGTTTTTCAGCACAAAAGCACGATATGAAAATTGACGGTAATATCGATTATAAATCAAAAAATGCTTCTATACGTCCTAATGGTCAAATAAATACAAGTCCACAAAGAAGAATGGCAAAAAGTAATCCTAGTAATGATTAA
- a CDS encoding YfhJ family protein has translation MEKYLEQLTELLLKENSHLTYSQAKIWVEWLWEDFEATYAKAGEYHGEQMSKKVVQQFIFQYGKYLHETDIKIAKPPGIEIIETKEKDNLLH, from the coding sequence ATGGAGAAATATTTAGAGCAATTAACTGAGCTTTTATTAAAAGAAAACAGTCATTTAACATATTCACAAGCAAAAATTTGGGTTGAATGGCTATGGGAAGATTTTGAAGCTACTTATGCTAAAGCTGGAGAATATCATGGAGAACAAATGTCTAAAAAGGTTGTTCAACAATTTATATTCCAATATGGAAAATATTTGCATGAAACAGATATAAAAATTGCAAAGCCACCAGGTATAGAAATTATAGAAACGAAAGAGAAGGATAATCTTCTTCATTAA
- a CDS encoding metal-dependent hydrolase has product MDTGTHLVMGFTLGGLATLSPIVLHEPHLTNSLLLTTIIGSQLPDSDTILKLRNNAKYLKHHRGITHSIPAVILWTLSLSALMTLFNNKEHFGLYLFWSFLAVSVHVFVDLFNAYGTQALRPFSKRWIAFGIINTFDPIIFAIHLVGVPFVIFHFRAGPICVMLYFIMIFYYAFRYRQKQIVIQTVTKKLPDVKRVYVSPSIKYTHYHIVASTDSHHYVGKIKKRIFKINDVFKRIPLPVIEDVKAAFKDENVKSFLAFSPVYIWELIGHDDHKELRLIDLRYRTETYYPFVAVVKFDYEHNIISSFTGWIFSEKKLQKKLKAES; this is encoded by the coding sequence ATGGATACTGGAACTCATCTTGTAATGGGATTTACACTTGGCGGATTAGCAACCCTGAGTCCAATTGTCCTACATGAACCACATTTGACAAACTCACTCTTATTAACAACCATTATCGGATCACAATTACCAGACAGTGATACGATCTTAAAATTAAGAAATAACGCAAAATATTTAAAACATCATCGTGGAATTACGCATTCAATTCCAGCAGTCATTTTATGGACATTATCACTTTCTGCGCTTATGACATTATTTAATAATAAAGAACACTTTGGTCTCTATTTATTTTGGTCTTTCCTGGCAGTAAGTGTACACGTTTTTGTTGATTTATTTAATGCCTATGGAACCCAAGCACTAAGGCCTTTTTCAAAACGCTGGATTGCTTTTGGCATTATAAATACTTTCGATCCAATTATTTTTGCAATCCATTTAGTTGGAGTTCCATTTGTAATTTTTCATTTTAGAGCCGGTCCGATCTGTGTCATGCTCTATTTCATTATGATTTTTTACTATGCGTTTAGATATCGACAAAAACAAATCGTGATTCAAACAGTCACAAAAAAATTACCGGATGTAAAACGTGTCTATGTTTCACCTTCTATAAAATACACTCATTATCATATTGTAGCAAGTACAGATTCTCATCATTACGTTGGCAAAATAAAGAAAAGAATTTTTAAAATCAATGACGTATTTAAAAGAATCCCTTTACCAGTAATTGAAGACGTAAAAGCAGCCTTTAAGGATGAAAATGTTAAATCATTCCTGGCATTTTCACCAGTTTATATTTGGGAATTGATTGGACATGATGATCATAAAGAATTAAGACTAATCGATTTAAGGTACAGGACAGAAACATACTATCCATTTGTGGCAGTAGTTAAATTCGACTACGAACATAATATTATCAGTTCATTCACAGGCTGGATCTTTAGTGAGAAAAAATTACAGAAAAAACTAAAAGCAGAATCTTGA
- the mutY gene encoding A/G-specific adenine glycosylase gives MNNDLNKTLEVFPKNDFKNNLVNWFLAEQRYLPWRKNKDPYRVWVSEIMLQQTRVDTVIPFYNKFMQNFPTIADLANAEEEKVLKAWEGLGYYSRARNLQSAVREVHEEYSGKVPDTPELISKLKGVGPYTAGAILSIAYGKPEPAVDGNVMRVLSRILTIWEDIGVPKNRKIFEQAVRALISHEDPSAFNQGLMELGALICTPTNPACLLCPVREQCLAFETGVVTELPIKSKKKAPKPIDLVVGVIKNRNNQYLIQQRPSSGLLANMWEFPTAELQSTMLSKSDTLSFFLNQESQLVVEGLSYQFNIEHVFSHLVWKMEVYVGEAINEGSLSSNQKWVTLDECKELPFPVVHQKIYQQIEKLQ, from the coding sequence ATGAATAATGATTTAAATAAGACATTAGAAGTTTTCCCCAAAAATGACTTTAAAAATAATTTAGTTAATTGGTTTTTAGCAGAACAGAGATATTTACCTTGGAGAAAGAATAAAGACCCTTATCGAGTATGGGTTTCAGAAATAATGCTTCAGCAAACACGTGTAGATACAGTAATTCCTTTTTATAATAAGTTTATGCAAAATTTCCCTACTATTGCTGACTTGGCGAATGCCGAAGAAGAAAAAGTACTAAAAGCATGGGAAGGACTTGGTTATTATTCTAGGGCTAGAAATTTGCAATCGGCTGTCCGAGAAGTCCATGAAGAGTATTCAGGTAAAGTACCAGATACGCCAGAATTAATAAGCAAATTAAAAGGTGTAGGACCTTATACTGCTGGAGCAATCCTTAGTATTGCTTACGGTAAACCAGAGCCAGCGGTTGATGGGAATGTAATGAGGGTATTATCTAGAATATTAACAATTTGGGAAGACATTGGAGTACCTAAAAATCGAAAAATATTTGAACAAGCTGTAAGAGCTTTAATAAGTCATGAAGATCCGTCTGCATTTAATCAAGGTTTAATGGAGCTTGGTGCATTAATTTGTACACCAACAAATCCTGCATGTTTACTATGTCCTGTAAGGGAACAATGTTTAGCCTTTGAAACTGGGGTTGTGACTGAGTTACCTATAAAAAGTAAAAAGAAGGCACCTAAACCGATTGATTTAGTAGTGGGTGTCATTAAGAATAGAAATAATCAATATTTAATTCAACAAAGACCTTCAAGTGGATTACTTGCTAATATGTGGGAGTTTCCAACTGCTGAATTACAATCAACCATGTTATCTAAAAGTGATACACTTAGCTTTTTCTTAAATCAAGAATCTCAATTAGTAGTTGAAGGATTATCTTATCAATTTAATATTGAACATGTTTTTTCACATCTTGTATGGAAAATGGAAGTATATGTTGGGGAAGCAATAAATGAAG